AGTCCATGATGTCGTCCAGCGAGGAGGCCAGGTTGTAGATGTCCTCCCGGTCGAACGGGGTGATGAACGAGGAGTTCAGCTGGTGGAAGATCGCATGGGTGGTGTCGTCGCCGGCGTGCTCGGCGGCGCGCATGCGCTCGACGATCTCCGCGCGGGCTGACACGTCAGAGCCCAGTAGTTCCAGCAGGAGCTTCGATCCGACGACCAGGTTCTCCGCCGCGGCGGCGAACATGTCGTAGAAGCTCGTCTCCTTCGGGGTCAGGCTAAAACGCACGGAAATCTCCGATGTGCGGGGTCGGTACTTGACGATGCTAGGCGCACGCTCCCCACTCGTGGACACGGGGTTGCCGACGCGCGCCCTAAGTGTGTCCCACGACACGCCGGTTTGCTCCCGCTCTGCACGGGGATCTCTGTCCTGACGCCCGGACGGCGGAACACCGCACCGGTGCCGCGTGTTGGATAGTGGGCACCTCCCGGCCGAGGGCCGGGGGCGGGCCGAGTACCGAGACCAAGAGGGCTGACCGGATGACCACCACCGACACCACGGGCACCGACACCGCTCCGGAGGCGGCCTGCCACGGTGCCGCCGCGGCCACCGGGCCGCACGGCTACAGCGGCGAGAAGGAGGCGCACCTCAAGCGGCTGCGCCGGATCGAGGGGCAGATCCGCGGGCTGCAGCGGATGGTCGACGAGGACGTGTACTGCATCGACATCCTCACCCAGGTGTCCGCCTCCACCAAGGCGCTGCAGTCCTTCGCGCTCTCCCTGCTGGAGGAGCACCTGCGGCACTGCGTCGCCGCCGCGGCCGCCGCGGAGGACGGCGGCGAGGAGCTGAACGCCAAGGTCGCCGAGGCCAGCGCCGCCATCGCGCGGCTGCTGCGCACCTGACGCCCCCGGCCGTCCGGCCGACGCGCGGTCAGTCCGCCGGGCCGTCCGCCGGGTCGTCCGGTTCGCGCCGGGCCAGCAGGACCTCGTCGATCTGCTCGGCGGCCAGCCGCTCCGCGCGGCTGGCCGAGGCGGCGATCATCAGCTCGCCGGTCAGGTCGATCTCGTCCAGCGCGGTTCTGTCGTGGCCGCCGGTGCCGCTCTCCCCGGATGCCATGGCCTCCACCCCTTCCCGCGCCCCGTCCGCCGCCCTGCCTGCCCGCCCCGTACCAGCCTAGGGAGCGGCGGGCCGGGCCACATGGCACGGACGGGCCATCTCTGCCGCCCGAAACGGGTGGGCCCGGCGCCGCGGGTCACTTCGGCGAGGGGTCGGCCTTCATCGAGTAGATGTCGGCGGCGGCGGGCTCGGCGGCCTCCACCGGCTGGCCGAAGCCGGTGAGCGCCAGCGTGGAGACCACCTTGACCTGGTCCTTCGCCGCCGTGGAGCCGGCCACCCCGGCGAAGGTGAAGTTCTCCACCACCTTGTGCAGCCGGCCCTGGCCGTCCAGCCAGGCCTCGTACGGGACCTCCTTCACGGTGAAGGTCTGGGCGGCCATCCGCAGCCCGTCCGCCCCGCGGCCGCCGGTCGCGTCGGCGGCCTTCGCCAGGTCCAGCGTGCCCTTGTAGTGCTTGAGCTCCACGCCGTCCACCGGCTCGGTGCCGACCAGCTCGGCGCTCTGCGCGCCGCGCAGCGCGCCCGCCGCGGTGGCCGGGTCGGTCGCGCCGGAGCTGACCAGGTTGCCGTCCGGGAGCTGGCGCACGTCCAGCTTGACCCACTTGCCCTCGGGGATCTTCGCGCCGCTGTTCTGCAGGTACACCGTGCCGGGCAGCACCACCTCGGTGATCTTCCCGGTGGTCGCGGCGCCGGGCGGGACGTCGATCTCCAGCCGGCCGATCCGCTTCACGTAGTCGTAGCCGCCGGTGCCGTTGAAGACCGCCTTCTTCTCGGCGGACTCGGTGGTCAGCTCGGTGGTCGCCCGCACCGATCCCGTCCGGCCGGTGATGTCGGCGGAGGAGCGGACCGCCGTCAGCGGGTCCGCGGACAGCTGGTCGGCGGAGGCCGACCGGTCCTGGCCGCCGCCGGTGCAGGCCGACAGCGCGGTGACGAGCAGGGCCGCGGCGGCGGCGCGGTTGAGCATCTTCACTTCTTCGACAACCCCCTCGGGCCCCGGACGACCCGGCAGGCGACCGCCCCGGATGGGCGGAGCGCTCGCCAGGTGAACGAGCCCGGGCGCGGAAGGTTACGCGGATGTTCACCGGCCGGACGGCGGACCGGGCCGGACGGCGGGGTTACCGTGGAGGACGTGGCAGATCAGCGCGCGCAGGCGGCCCACGGGGCCTTACCGGCCGACCACCCGGACGAGCACCGGGTGGAGGTGGTGGAGCGCGGCTCGTTCAGCTTCGCGCAGTGCGGCTGCGGCTGGTCCGCCCCGGGCCGGCGCTCCCGGGACAAGTCCCGGCGGGACGCTGCGGGGCACCTGGCCGAGGACGGCGCCGACGCCGAGGTCGCCTGAGCGGCCCCCGGCGGTGCCGGTCAGGCGGCCAGGTCCGACTCCCGGTCCCGGCCCGGCCGCGGTCCTGGCCCGGCGGCGCCCCGGACGGCGGGCGGCGGACGCGGCCGAGCGGCGCCCGCCGGAGTCCGCGGCGCCGCGGGCCACCACCAGCGGACGCAGCGCGGTGCGCGACAGGGCGTGGCACAGCGGCACCAGGACGGCCATCGCGATCGGGGCGAGCAGCAGCACCACGGCGGTGGCCAGCGCGTAGCCGCCGATCACGTCGGTCGGGTAGTGCACGCCGACGAACAGCCGGCAGAAGCCCTGCAGCAGGGCGAGCGCCGCGGCGGCCACCCCGAGCCTGCGGTTGACCAGGAACAGGGCGACCGCGATCGCCATCGACATCGCCGAGTGGTCGCTGACGAAGGAGAGGGTGTCCTCCTTGCCGGGCACCAGCACGTCCAGCTCCGGGTGGCTGACGAAGGGCCGGGGCCGGTCGACCAGCTTGGAGATCGGCAGGTTGGCGAGCTCGGCGACGGCGACGGCCAGCGGCGCCCACAGCACGCCGGCCACCGCGACCGGGGCGTCCGGGCGGCGCCGGGCGCTCAGCCAGGCGGTCAGGCCGATCGCGGCCAGGCCGAGCAGGATGCCGTACTCGGCCGTCCAGGCGACCAGCGAGTCCAACCAGCCGGGGGCGTCGGCGGCCAGGCCGTTGACGGCCTTGAGCAGGCCGAGGTCCGGGTCGCCCGAACCGGTTCCGGCGTCGGCGAGCAGCGTCGGCACGCCGCACCTCCCTGTCCGCGCTCCGCAGTGGTCCCAGGTCGTGGTGCTTCCGGGTGCGGAGGACCGGTAGCCTCCTCAGTCAACGCGATCAAGGCCGCCGCGGTTTCCGTCGAAACGCACCGTTATGCAAAATTGACTCACCGTCCACCTGGCGCGCACATGCCCGGGGTCAGCTGACGACCGGGGCCCCGCTCTTGGTGATGGTGCCGTCGTTCGGGTTCCGGTTGGGCAGCGCGGCGGCCCCGTCCGGGGTGACCCGGGTCGCCCCGATGTAGTCCTTCTGGTCGATGGTGTCGTAGCGCACCTTCGCCCCGGTGTGCGGGGCGTCGATCATGTACCCGCCGCCGACGTAGATGCCGACGTGGTGGATGGTGCGCGGGTCCCCCAGGTCGTTGGCGAAGAACACCAGGTCACCGGGCCGCAGTTGGTCCCGGGACGGGTGCGGTCCGGCGTACCACTGGTCGTTGGCGACCCGGGGCAGCACGATGCCGACGCTCTCGTACGCGGCCTTGGTCAGGCCCGAGCAGTCGAACCGCCCGTCCTCCCAGGTCTGTCCGGTGCCGCCCCACAGGTAGTCGGTGCCCAGCTTGCTCTGCGCGAACCAGATCGCCCCGGCCGCCTCCCGGGACAGCGCCGGCTGCGCGCCCGGGTCGACCGGCGCGGTGAAGGACTTCGCCAGCGACTGGATGCTGCGCACGTAGCCCTGGGTCTCCCGGTACGGCGGGATCCCGTTGTGCTCGATCACCGCGTACGGACCGGCGTTGTACGCCGCCAGCATGTTGGCCTGCCGGTCGCCGGGCACCTTGTCCACGTCCCGGGCCAGCGCGCAGTCGTAGGTGGCGGCGGAGGCGATCGCGTCGTAGGCGTTCCAGATGTCCCGCCGGCCGTCGCCGTCGCCGTCCGTCCCGTAGGTGGCCCAGGTGGCCTCCAGGAACTGGGCCATCCCGTACGCCTTCGCCGGGCTCTTCGCCTGCGGGTCGAAGCCGCTCTCCTGGTAGAGCTGGGCGGCCAGCATCGGCGCGGAGATCTCCGGGCAGAGCGCGCCCCACTTCTGGATCTGGTCCCGGTAGGCGGCCGGGACCGTCCCGCCGGACAGGCCGGGGTTGCGGGCGGAGGAGCGGCCGGGGACGCCGCCGGCCGCGTACGTGCCGAGCGTCACGACGCCGACGAAACCGATCGCGAGCACCACCGTCGCGGCACCCGCCAGCCGAGCTTTCCGGAGCACCATCCAGCACCATCCCGACGGAACGTCAGCGGCCATGTCCTGTTGCGCAATTGCCCGGTGCAATCATCACAGATACCAGGCGCGGGAAGTATCCTTGAGGTACCGGACATCCTGGCGGATGCGTCCGGCCAGCCACGAGCAATCCGCGAGAAGCAGCCAAGTCGACGTCAGATCTGGCCAAGAATAGGGCCTGCCCCTTCGCTCGACCGTGGTCCGGGGCCTTGAATTTTCCTGATCGGGCGGTGAGATGGGATGGACCTGAACGTGGACAGCACAGTGATCCGGTACCTGGCGGAGGACCCGCCGAAGAAGGCCAACATCGACACCATCATCGGCGGGATCGCCCCCGACTGGGGCCCGTTCGCCTCCCTCGGCTCCTCGGCCCGGGTGATGGTCCAGGTCGTGATGGCCGTCGCGATCCTGGTCTGCCTCGGGATCGCCATCTGGGGCGCCGCCAAGCAGCGGATCGGCGCCACCGCGATGCGCGACACCTTCAGCGCCGAACAGGGCAAGGGGCTGATCATCGCCGGCCTGACCGGCGTGTTCATCATCGGTTCGCTCGGCACCCTGTTCACCATTGTGTACGGCATGGCCATCTGACGATCGGACAACTCCCGCTCCGGCGCAGCTGACCCGTCCCACCACCCCGCCGCCACCACCACCACCACCCCGCCGCCGCCCGCACCCGCTCCGGGCACCCGTCACGCCACCGCGCCGCCGCCCCGCGCGGCGGCGCCCCACCAGGAGGGCCCCCGTGCCGTTGTCCGACGACCAGCCGCACACCCGTACGCGGCTACCGGTCGCCGAACAGACCGCCCACGTGACCGGCCGCCAGTCCCGGCCGCTGCGCACCCTCCTGACCGTCCTCGGCATCGTCACGCTGCTGGTCGTCGCCGTCTCCGTCGCCAACCGCGACAAGCCCGGCCCCGGCAGCGGCACCTCCGCCACCTTCGGCGACCGGGCCCCCGCCGCCGGGGCCTCCGCCGACCGCACCGCCGCCAGCGGCCAGCAGCCCGTCACCACCACGGTCAACGGCATCGGCACCGGCTACCCGCACACCGACCAGGGCGCGCAGTCCGCCGCCGCCAACTACGCCGTCGCGCTCGGCTCCGCCGACATGTTCCGCACCGACAGCCGCCGCACCGTCCTCACCACCCTCGCCGACCCCACCGCCCTCCCCGCCCTCCAGGCCCGCCTGGACCAGGCGTTCACGCCGGAGACGGTCGCCCGGTACGGGCTCGACGCCGAGGGCCGGGCGCCCAAGGGGCAGACCTTCGTCAGCCGGATCGTCCCGGTCGGCACCCACACCGCCAACGGGGCCGACACCGCCACCCGGGTCGACGTCTGGTGCACCGGCCTGTACGGCCTGGCCGGCGAGGGCTCCACCGTCCCGGTCACCCAGGACTGGTACACCCTGACCGTCACCATGCGCTGGACCGGCAGCGACTGGAAGCTCACCGACTACTCCCGCGCCGCGGGCCCCGCCCCCCTGCCGGGCGACCAGCAGGCGGCCACCGCGAAAGAGATCGCCGATGCCGTCCAGCAGTTCGGAGGGTTCCGCTATGCCCGCTGACGCCCCGTCCCGACTGCACTTCCTGCGCCGCGCCGGGACGCTCGGCGCGGCGATGAGCGTGTTCCAGCTCACCGCGCTGCTGATCGCGCAGCGGGTGGCGGCGGACCCGACGCCGAGCCCGAGTTCGACCTGTGCCGCGCAGAACGTCCCGCTCCCCGGGGCGGGGAGCCAGTGCGCCCCCTCCGGGGCGACCGTGATTCCGGGGTCGGACGCGGTGTCCGGGGTCACCGATCCGCTGGGGTCGTTGGCGAAGGGGTGCGCGCAGGCGGCGGCGTGGGTGGTGCGGCAGTTGTCGGGGGCGATCGACGGGACGACGAAGGTCGACTTCACGAACGCGGCGTTCCTGCAGCAGTACGCGGTGGTGTTCGCGGTCTCGACGGTGATCACGCTGGTGCTGTGGCTGCTGGCGGTGACCAAGCGCGCGGTGCGCGGCGCGGCGCTGGGGCAGGCGTTCGGCGAGGCGGTCGGGTACCTGTGGCTGACGGTGATCGCCTCGGCGTTCACGCCGCTGATCCTGTACACGGTGGTGACGGTCACCGACGGGCTGACGGAGGCGATCGCGTCGGGGACGAAGTCGGACACCGGCACGTACCTGGGCGGCTTCGCGGACACCCTGGAGAAGGGCAGCATGGGCGGTGGCCCGCTGATCCTGATCCTGGTGTCGCTGGTGGCGGTGCTGGCCGCGGCGGTGCTGTGGGTGGAGCTGGTGATCCGGGCGGCGATGCTGTACGTGGGCGCGCTGCTGGGGACGGCGGTGTACGCGGGGCTGGTGGACAAGCAGATGTGGAAGCACGTCCGCCGGTGGGCCGCGATGATGCTGGCGGTGGACCTGGCGAAGCCGATCGTGGTGATCATCCTGGGGCTGGCGGGCGCGGTGGCGACCGGCGCGGGGGCGGACGACGACTTCGGGCGGGTGCTGGCGGGGCTGGCGATCCTGTTCCTGTCGATCTTCGCGAGCGCGGCGGTGTACCGGTTCGTGCCGGGCTTCGGCGACGAGCTGATGGCGATGCGGCGGGCCCGGTCGAGCGCGGTGTCGGCCGGCAGCGCGATGATCAACGGCCCGGCGAACTTCGTCAAGCAGGGCATCTCGACGCACGGTTCGCGCGGCGGCGCGGACGGCGGCGGGGGCGGCGGCGCCCCGGCCGGCGGTGGCGGGGCGGGTGCGGGCATCGCGGCGCACGCCTCCCGGCCGGCCAACCCGGTGCGTCCCGCGGCGCCGCCCGCGCAGGCCCAGGTCCAGGCTCCGGTCAACAACCCGAAGGGAGGGTGACGGGTAGATGAGCAGCGAACAGCTCGGCCAGTACGGCACCCAGTACGCCCAGCCGTATGCCCATCAGCGCCGCAGCTACCTGATCGGGAAGGCGCGGCCGAACGCGCCGATCGGGCGCAACCGGGAGAACGGCGAGATCGTGCTGATCATCGCCGGCGCCGGCCTGGGCATGGTGTGGGGGCTGATCCCGAGCCTG
The window above is part of the Kitasatospora sp. NA04385 genome. Proteins encoded here:
- a CDS encoding metal-sensitive transcriptional regulator, encoding MTTTDTTGTDTAPEAACHGAAAATGPHGYSGEKEAHLKRLRRIEGQIRGLQRMVDEDVYCIDILTQVSASTKALQSFALSLLEEHLRHCVAAAAAAEDGGEELNAKVAEASAAIARLLRT
- a CDS encoding bifunctional lytic transglycosylase/C40 family peptidase, with amino-acid sequence MVLRKARLAGAATVVLAIGFVGVVTLGTYAAGGVPGRSSARNPGLSGGTVPAAYRDQIQKWGALCPEISAPMLAAQLYQESGFDPQAKSPAKAYGMAQFLEATWATYGTDGDGDGRRDIWNAYDAIASAATYDCALARDVDKVPGDRQANMLAAYNAGPYAVIEHNGIPPYRETQGYVRSIQSLAKSFTAPVDPGAQPALSREAAGAIWFAQSKLGTDYLWGGTGQTWEDGRFDCSGLTKAAYESVGIVLPRVANDQWYAGPHPSRDQLRPGDLVFFANDLGDPRTIHHVGIYVGGGYMIDAPHTGAKVRYDTIDQKDYIGATRVTPDGAAALPNRNPNDGTITKSGAPVVS